TTACCGGCTTGAGCAGATAATCAATGGCATCTGCTTCAAAACCATCCACCGCATATTCTGCATAAGCCGTTGTAAAAATAATCAGCGTTTCTGGCGGTACTATCCGGGAGAACTCAATACCATTTAATCCTGGCATCTGGATGTCCAGAAAAACCAAGTCAACAGGATGCTCCACCAGAAATTTACCCGCGGCATTGGTGCTTCCAAAACTACCCGCCAGTTCAAGTCCCGGCGTTTGCGCTACCAATAGCTGTATGGCCTCACGTGCCAGGGGTTCATCATCTACAATAATGCAGGTCATAGCGTTAAAGTTAAATCTACACGGAAGCCGTTGGCCTCATCTGAAGTTATCAGTGAATATTGACCGGGGTAAAGCAGCTCCAGTCTTCGGCGCACATTAGTCAACCCCAAGCCTCCTTTCATCACCGTCCGGTTTTCATAAAATGGTTTGGTGTTTTCGCACGAAAAAGCAACTACGTTATCCTTTACCCCGAAAGTCACCCTGACCGAAGAAGGATGATCGGCATCCAGGCTGTGCTTCACCGCGTTTTCTACAAAAACGATAAATAAAAGAGGTGATACCTGCACGCCATTCAGTTCACCTAGGGTTTCGATATCAAACGTAAAATGATCTCGCCTCGTCTTTTCCAGGTTTAAAAAATCTTCCAGAAAATGAATATCTGCCGTTAATAACACCCTTTGCCTTGCGCTGTCGTAGAGCTGATAGCGTAGCAGATCACTCAGCTTGATTAAAAGCTGAGAGGCTTTATCCGGCGCTTTAACCGTCAGTACATTGGCATTATTGAGCATGTTGAGTAAAAAATGAGGGTTGATCTGATTTTTAAGCTGCTCCAGTTCAGACTGTATTGTTGCATGCTCCAATTCGCTAACCCGCTTGCTGACCGCGATAGACCGCTGAAACAGTTTGATGGCCGAAGAAGCTCCCAGCAATATGCAAAACATAAAGGCCACCGGTAACAGGGTAGATACGTCCATTTCTTCTCCTGAGTTGCCATGGGTGGGCTTAACATAAGACCTCATCATAATGAACACTGCCAGTGTTATACCCAGCAATAGCAGCACCCATGACAGATATGCAAAATACCGATGGCGGAAGATCAGCTTCGGCAGCATCCAGTACATGTTAAAATAGAACAGGCAAATGAGCACAAAGAACGCCACGAACCGGAGCAACTCATGCGGTACCTCGTCATGCGGTTTTTTTTCCGTAAATAACACTGCCGCCATAAAGGCAATCAAAGACAGGTGACGATAAATCCTATATTTTCGTTCAGTCAGTAAACTTAACAGACGGTCGTTCCTGAAGTCAGCAGATCTGTTCCTGGTATCCATGGAAAGTAAAATTAATAAACCATTTTGCTCGTCACTTTAACTTTATACCAACGGGCGTTGTATTTATACCAACTGAGCTAAAGTCTGGCCAAAGTATCTTAAAAAAACAGGTTTGCTATAATTTATGTCAGGGTTAATATAAAATGCATCCTGCTGATTAACTAAAAGTTTACCTTCGCGGCAAATCAGATCATATGACAAAACCTTTGCTGACCGCGCTGCTCTTGCTGCTGACCCTGACCGGGATGGCGCAAAAAAAAGTAACTTTAAGCGGCACGATCAAAGACGCCACTACCGGCGAAACCCTTATTGGCGCAACCGTGCGCATAGCCGGGCAGAACACTACCGGCACCGCTACCAATAATTATGGTTTTTACTCGCTTACCGTACCTGAGGGCGATTATTCCATTGTTTACAGCTATATCGGCTACCAGCCGCTGACGCAACAAACCGCCCTGCATCAGGCTAAAACGCAAAACATCAGTTTACAGCCGGGGAACAGTCTGCAGGAGGTGGTTATTTCTGCAGGCAAAAGGAACAACGACAACGTAGCCGCCCCACAAATGGGTTTGGAAAAGTTGAACATGACCCAAATTAACCAGGTGCCAGTGGTGTTGGGCGAAAAAGATATTTTGAAAACCATCACCCTGATGCCGGGCATTAAATCGGCAGGGGAGGGCAATACCGGTTTTTATGTTCGCGGTGGTGCTTCAGACCAAAACCTGATCCTGTTGGACGAAGCTACTGTTTACAATGCGTCGCACTTGCTCGGCTTCTTTTCCACCTTCAATTCAGACGCAATCAAGGACGTTAGCATTTATAAAGGCGGTATGCCTGCTGAGTACGGCGGACGCCTTTCTTCGGTACTGGATGTGAAAATGAATGACGGTAACGCCAAAAACTTTTCCTTACAAGGCGGCATCGGCTTGATTGCCTCGCGCCTGAAGGCAGAAGGCCCCATTGGCGATAAAGGCTCGTTTATGATCAGTGCACGCCGAACTTACATCGATGTGTTTACCCACGCGGCCAGAGACACTGACCTGAAAAACAGCACGCTGTATTTTTATGATCTGAATGCCAAGGCCAATTATCACCTGGATGACAAGAATACCGTTTATCTTTCTGGCTATTTCGGTAAGGATGTACTCGGCCTTAAAAATACTTTTGGCACCAACTGGGGTAATTCAACCGGAACCGTGCGCTGGAACCATTTGTTTAACAATAAGTTGTTCAGCAACACCTCGCTCATCTACAGCAATTACAATTATGTGGTAGAGGATTTTCAGGAAGGCAATAATTTTAAGGCAACTTCTAAGATCACAGACCTTAATTTTAAGGAAGATCTGCAGTATTCACTCAGCAGTAGTCATTACCTCAAGTTTGGTTTCTATGTGAATCACCATGATATTGCACCTGGTGATATCAGTACAGACGGCGCCTCTAGTTTTAATCAAACCAACGTAGAGCACCGTTACGGCTTTGAGAATGCTGCCTATATCAGTGATGAATGGCACCTGAACAGCAAGCTGACCGTACTCTACGGCCTACGATTAAGCGATATGCTGCTGATGGGCCCCGGGAGCTTTAAAACCTATAACACCGCCGGTACGGTGACCAATACACAATCTTACAGTTCTGGATCTGTGGTGAAAAGCTACCTGAACCTGGAACCCCGTTTATCTGCCAGCTATATGCTCGGCGACGAGAACTCGCTTAAATTCTCTTATAACCGCAATACCCAGAACATCCACTTGCTCAGTAACTCTACCAGCAGTAATCCCACTGATGTTTATGTGATGAGCAGCAATAACATTAAACCAGAGATTGCCGACCAGGTTTCTGCCGGCTGGTTCCGGAATTTTAGCGATAATGCTTTTGAGTTCTCGGCCGAGGTCTATTACAAATGGATGCAAAACCAGATTGATTATAAAGATGGCGCCCAACTTATTGCAAACGCTGATGTAGAGTCGTTACTTACTTACGGCAGCGGAAGAGCCTACGGCCTGGAGCTTTTCCTGAAAAAGAAATACGGCCGGTTTAACGGATGGGTGGGGTACACACTATCAAAAGCACAGAACAAATTTGCAGCTATTAACGGCGGTGCCTATTATAACTCCAGCCAGGACCGACCTCAGGATGTCTCCGTAGTTGGTATTTACCAACTCAGCAAACGCTGGTCGTTGTCATCATCCTTTGTGTACAGCTCCGGGCGGGCCATTACTTATCCAACCGGCAAGTATAATGTAAACGGTATAACGGTATTCTCTTATTCGCAGCGCAACGGTTACCGCGAGCCTGCTACCAATCGCCTTGACATCGGCGCTACATTGGAGGGGAAAGAACACAAACGCTATCACTCCAGCTGGACGTTCAGCATTTATAACCTCTACGGCTATCGTAACCCATATACCATTACCTTCCGCGACAGCAAGACCGTACCTAACACTACCGAGGCCGTGCAAACCAGCATTTTTGCCACAGCTATTCCTTCGGTTACCTGGAACTTTAACTTTAAATAAGCAATGAAAAAAATTGTAATCTATCTATATATACTCGCTATCACCGCCAGCATTAGCGCGTGTGAGAAGGTGATCGACATTAAAGTGGCCAATGACTCTGGTAAACTCGTTATTGAAGGCGCTGTGACCGATCAGGCCGGACAAACCATCAAGCTATCGCGCAACGTAGCTTTTACCAGCACCAATACTTACCCGGCTGTGACCGGTGCCACCGTTAGCGTAACCGATCAGAACGGTAAGGTGTACGCCTTTACCGAAGGGGCTGCCGGTACCTACACCAACGCCGCGCTGACCGGCGCAAGCGGCCAGACCTACCAGATGAACGTTAATACCGGTAATCAAACTTACACCGCAACCTCTACCATGCCATTGAAAGTTGCTCTGGACAGTATTACCTCCGCCGACAGCGACTTTGGCGGGAAGGGCAAAAAGAAAATCACCGTCCATTTTCATGACCCCGTTGCCACCGCCGATCAGTATAACTTTTTGCTTTTTGTCAATGGCAAACAGGTTACCCGCGTATTTACCGTAGACGACCGCTTTACCAACGGCAATGATATCAATTTCGACCTCCGCACCGGTAATGACGACAACGATCAGGCCATTTACGCCGGTGATAACGTGACCGTACAAATGCAATGCATTGACCACGCAGTATTCACCTATTGGTTCAGCCTTCAACAGCAAGGCACCGGCTCTGGTCCCGGCGGCAGTGTATCGCCGTCTAATCCGCCCACCAATATCACACCGGCGGTATTCGGCTATTTTAGCGCGCAAACGGTGCAGAGTAAAACGATAGTGGTTAAATAATTATTTACAGCCGCCTAAAAAGGTGCACCATCCACGGAGAGCCAACAAATGGGAACCCCGCGGATTTGTAAGAAATAATAGACGTCAAGTTTGAAATAGAAGGAACATCTGAAGAAAAATGTGAAAAGCGGAAGCGGAATCCATTTGCTTTCGATGTTCCTGATTGATGGTTTTATTGCATTATCTATTTATTATAGCTTTCGCAAGGCTATCGTTATCGCGCTAAGCCTGAAAACTTTTATCCGGTAACAGGGATCCGGGGAAACCCATCCCCGGATCATCGGCTGGAAGCGTAACGCTTCAGCATGCACGGATCATCCGGATCGCTAAAATCCGAAGGCCATCAAATCTTAGGAAATAAATGCCAATACCCATTACGGCATTCCAATTCAGCATTAACAGCCCATTGACCAATGCTACCTCACCTGGCTGCGGTGGCCCAAAAACACTCCGATTTATTGCCCTATCAGTTTTAATATTGGTCAAACACGTGATAGTTATTCCGTAATTCTGATAAGTCTACCATTGATTCTTAAAACAGGGTGACGGGCCATATATGGTAATGTATCCTATGGTTAAATTTGATAGTTACTAAAAATTTGGCTTTGGTCAAATCATCCTGCCTCTTAAACCAGTTACTAAGCCTACATGAAAAATTATCTAGCCGCACTTGTGCTCTTTTATGCGCAGTTATTTATGCCTGCCATAAAGAGGCGCCGAATGAAAACTTATCTGCCATTAAATCTGACCACCGGATCACTTTTAATTTAAGGGATGCGAAAAATAGGTAATCAGAGCATTTACAAGTCAAAGTGGACCTCGTTTGTTTGGGGTTGTTAATTGGTTTTTTGTATTTAATATGCTGATTGTCAATTTAATAGATCTTTTTTGTGCCTGTTGCTTTTCCATCCCGAAATAGCCGTTGCAGCGATTGGAAAACGATCAGGGATGATCAATGCAGGTGTAATATTAATTGATCCTGAACCTAAATCCTATGAAAAGCAATACTACCGGTTAAGCCGCTTCTGACACTGCGTCAAATCTATTATCAACCCCTATAAAATCACCACTTAAACCACAAATGAAAAAGTACCTAACCGCACTTGTTCTCCTGCTATGCGTAGTGATCTATGCATGTCACAAAGAAAAAGCCAATGAAAGCTCACCGGATTCGAAATCCGGAGATGGCATTACCTTCAACCTGAGAGATGCTAAAAACTTTTTAAAACAGACGACCGATCTAAAAGCCAACGCCATCACGCAACCAGGTGACTCCGGCAACGTAGGCAGTAAAGGTACCATCCTCTGGAAAAAAGCCAGAATTTACAAAAGGTCCAATAATTTAGAGGTAGTTGAAGTGCCCATTGCTTTCAATAAAAAGCAAGTCCCGCTGTTCAATGAGCGTCGAGACTCGGTGAAAACGCCACCGGATATCACCAGCGTTGAGGCCGCGTTTACCAGATTGCTGATTTATCAGGATGTTAACTCGAAAGTGATTAATAAAGAGCTGGTTACTTATATCCCTGATAAAGAAACAGTGACTAAACTGAATGGCGATATCAGCAACAACTGGATAGATAAACTTCAGTCTCAATTTTCAGGGTATCTTTATTATCAGGCCTGGAACCATCAGCCGTTACACCTGGTACGCGTTAAGAACGGCATAAAAACCGCTAACTACCGTCTTTCGTCCAACGGAGGGTCTGGCGGGCCACAGCTAAGCGTTCAAAGCACCCTTAAGACAAATGAGATTGAATGTGATCTGTATAGCACGCCGACCTATACGTTTGATTGTGTGGTGAATACCGAAACAGGCGAGTTTAGGTGCACGCAAACCTCATCCGGATCAATTGATTATCTCTATTGCTACGATAATTCAAACCCGCTAGACCCTAACCCGAATCCTCCTCCAACCGATCCAGGTAATGGCGGGGGGTATGTCCCTTCCATCACTGACAATGATGTAAACCTTTCCTTCTGGCAAACAAACAGCCTGCCGGAAATCAATCCGAGCAAATTTGCCTCTTGTTTTAATGATAATAAGCAGGCAAGCTCTTATACCATGACCTTGTACGTTAAACAACCTATTCCGGGAGATAAATCTTCATGGGTTTCCATTGCACCTTATTCGTCATACATGCAGGCGGCTTTGGGACAGGGCATCATCTGGATGACGCCAAATAGTGGTTGGTTTAATAGCGGGCATACCTTTGTTGGCTTTACAAAAAATAACACCGATGGCACGAATGTTACCCAGGTGATAGGATTCTGGCCTTCTCCGCAATCTCCAACGGTAGTTAGCAGGGGCAGCAGTCAGGATGACAGTAATTTCCCGTATACGGTGAGCTACACCATCACGGTTACTCAGTCGCAATTCAATGCAGGCTTAAATGCCGTGATTTATGACGGCTATAACCCATCGTTGCCTAACTTAAGTAATGTCAATTTTGTGCTTTTGAATGTGCCATCATCGGGCTACACCGAGTACAATGATACCGATGCGGCGTTGCATTGGTTTGCGGCGGCAGGCACCACCATTTCATCGCCTAGTCATGACAACTTTACACATACAGCTGGCGAGTTGGGCGAGACCATACGTGCCATGTCTGGCGCTGTTACAACAGCGGGTTACGCCCCTCAGGGTAAAGGCGCTTGTAATTAATCAATATTGCGCTGAAGCTGATCTGTTTAGTACAGTGTAGCTAAAGTTAATATTGCGCTTATTAACCGGGTTGCTTAATAGATTTGAACAGCTAGGGTGAGAAATCTCACTCTAGCTGTTATTTACCCTTAGTCTGCGTTATTTAATTCACCTATTTGATCTTATTGTCATGAAAATCACTAAAGCACTAAACGCTATATTTATTATACTGCTCTGCTGTTTTTATGTAGGAAATGCCCATGCCCAGGTATCGCCGGATGAATCCTCCAATTTTCATTTCAAAACCTTCACCTGGAATGATTTGCTGGAGGCTAAAAGCTGCCTGCACAGTGGCGATCAAAATCAGTTAAAAGAATGGCTTTCCAGCAAGGGATTTCACCCGCAGAATGCTGACGAGAGCGCTTTTGCCAATGAATCAGTTGGTTATCAAATCAAGATCGGTCCATCCAGTGCCACGCTGCTGGTAGAGTCTACTTCTGCTGCTGGGTTTAATAATGAACTAAATGATTTTATCCGCCAGGAAAAATGGAATGATGAACTGTATTTTGATGAACAGGCAGATGATACGCAACAAGAGATCACCTTCTTCAATTTAGACAAAGCACCGGTATTTACCGCTCACTTTGATGCCCTTAATGCTGTTTTAACCATTTATAAATAACCGTTTCCATGTCTATCAATCTCTGCTATCAAGTTCGCCGTGATATGCGCTTCATAAAACCCAAAAGGCCGTATACATGGCTTATATTACTTTTGATGATAGCCCTGTCCGGCTGTCATACGGCGCCCCCAAACGTCCGTTTGCTAACCGACAGCTCGGGGGCTTATGGGCAACGCTTTCTCAAAGTTATTCAACATTATCAGCGCAGTGGAGAACAAACCAAACTGCAGGCTGCCTATGTGATTCTGGCTAACCTGAAGGGGCAAACGCATACCACCGGGCCAGGTGTGGTGGGTTATCAATCGCTCTTCCATCAGCTTTTAACTGTACCGGAAGCCCACAAAAAAGATTATGAAACAATTTGGGACAGCCTTACCAATGCCGCGCCCGATATCCATCTGAGTGATGTTGCTGAGCGTGAAGATTTCAAAACCATTACACCTGATTATTTGATTGCCCATATTGATGCGGCCTTTCGCGCCTGGCAAATGCCCTGGGCAAAATCTTTATCGTTCAATGATTTTTGTGCGTATATCCTGCCCTATAAATTGGTGGATGAGCTGCCTTCTTCATGGATGCAGACCGTTCAGAAAAGGTATCACTGGCTGGCCGACTCGATGAAAGGCAGCACTGATGCCTATAAAGCCTGTCTGCTACTGAACAATGACTTAAAAAATAACTTTACGATCCGCTCCTTCCCATCTATGTGGGATTCCGGGTTCCCAGAGCTGGACGCCATCAGGTCTGGAAAATGTTATCAGGCAACTGAATATACCACTTTTGTTATGCGGGCCATGGGAATCCCCGTTGTAATGGACGGTACGCCAACCTGGGGCAACGCCAGTGGCGGGCATGACTGGAACGCCCTAATTGATCATGGTAAACCCGTCCCGTTTGTTGGCTCAGAGTCAGATCCGGGATTGACAAAAATTGAACTTGCGTTTCAGCGCAAGCGTCCTAAAGTTTTCCGGCATACGTTTGACCTGCAGCCGCAGGCTTTAGCCTCGCTTCAGGAGCGCGAAGATTTGGAAGAACCGATTCCTTTAGAGTTTCACAACCAAAGGCTAAAAGACGTAACCAAAGAATATTTGCCGGTTACGGACATTGCAGTTAACCTAAAAAAGAACGGCCTGGACCGGAAGATTGCTTATTTGTGTGTTTATAGCAGACAAGATTGGGTGCCAGTGTACTGGGCTAGGATTGCAGACCAAAACCGGGCCACTTTTTCAGATATGGGGCGTGATATTCTATACCTGCCCGCGTATAATGGCGATCAGGGCCGGATGGTGGGAGCGGGGAATCCTGTATATGCGGACACTTCGGGAAAGGTGCAAACGCTGAATCCTAATCCGGCTAAGCAAATTGACATTACCGTTTCCAAAAAGGGGCCCGATGGGCCCAATATTGAGAAAGGGAAAACCTATGAGCTTTGCTATTGGCAGGAGCATTGGGTATTTGCCGGCAAAGAAACTGCTAGCGGCAAGACCGTTTGTTTTAAGCATGTTCCGTCAAATGCGGTTTATTGGGTGAGCAACCCGGATAAAGCCACCAAGGAAAGAATTTTCACTTACACTAATCACACGCTCTCATGGCATTAAAATATATCACCCGACTGCTGCCGCTGTTTTCTGCCGCGGCTCTGCTAATGGGTTGTCAATCTAAAGGTATTCAGGGTATTCTGAGTTCAAATGGCGCCGGGAATAAACTGATCGATCCAAGATTTTATCAGGATGAGCCTATCGCTCAAATCATCAATCCGCAAAACTATGCAACCATCGATACGACCTTCACGTTAACGCAGGCCTCCAAATGTCATATTTACGGCGTTGGAGAAATGGTAGTTAACCTGGCTGCTGTACCCAAGTGCTATTTTTTTAAGAGTGATGATATCGAAATCTTCTTTAAAAAGGGTAAACAGCTGCAGGGGTTTGTCTTCCCGTGGGATAATCCGACCAAAAAGAAAGATACGCTTTCCTACGTTAGCAATGGGGCCAGTTATACGGGCATTTATAATGTGGCGAAAAAGCAGTACCTGATCCAGGTTAAATTTCCGTGGAGTGCTTTGCGGTCGCTGGGTATCGATAGTGTTAACACGGTCAGCTTTGATTGCGCGCTGGCTGACAATGATGATGGGATGAAACAAAAAGCGAAAATGGTTTGGGCCAGTGCTTCAGATCCGCTGTACACCAGGCATAGTACCGGAAGGCTGAGCTTTTCAGCAAGCCGACCAGCCGTTGCCGGGGAAGCCGTTGCATTGCGCAGCAAATCTGGGGTTGTCAAAGATTCCGCTTATCTGAAAGGTTTGGTCACTTACCAGATCAATAATCTGGCTTTAGGCCATGCTATTGCGCCTGGTGATTTATCAGGTAGTTTCAAAGTTGACAGGGACGAGCAGTCACTCAACTTTTACTTTGTTGTTAATGATAATTCCAAGGGAATTGCGCTCAAAAAGAATATTGTTCAGTCGCCAACCTTCTCTGATTATGGCTGGATTACAGACAGTAAAGGAAAAAACGTCTGGTCGATGAACGCCTACTATGCCAGGCCGGCAGGAGGGGCGGAGAAAAATCAGCAGATAGACACCGTTATTTCGCTAAAACCCGGGAAGTATAAGCTGAATTATGTAACGGATGAATCGCACGCCTGGGGAAACTGGGATGCCAGTCCGCCAACCACAGTGTTTTACGGCATTGTTGTTTATCATGATAAGTAACAAAGAAAAAACCTGGGCCATCCCTGTGGTAATGGGGCTCACCCTCACGGGGTTTGGTGTTGCTGTTTATTTCGGCAGCCGTGCCTTTGCTTTAGGTTACTTATGCGCGCTTTGTTTATTACTGGTACCTAAGTTTAAACAACAGAAAGCCGGTGTTTGGCTAATGGGATTGCTGGTTATAGCCGCGCTTTTAATTTGTAGCTGCCTGATCAAGGTAGATTCTTCCCTGGGCCGTGTTTTGATTTATAAAATAGCCTGGCCAATGTTTACGGAGCATTGGTTACAGGGCATCGGCTTGCATCATTTCAACCTGTTTTACATGAGGTACCAGGCCCATTATTTTGCTACAGGTAACTACGCTGTAAAAGAAATGCTGCTGGCAGACAATGTTGCCTATGCCTACAATGATTATTTTCAGTTGATGGTAGAGTGCGGTGTAATAGGAGGGCTGCTGCTGCTGTTTGCCGTTTGGGGCGTGTATAAATTGTTATCCCCGGTTTTCGGCAACAGGGAGCAAGCAACCTTTCTGGAGTTGCTTAGTGCCGTTCAGCTCATGGCCATGCTGGTTGCTGCTTGTTTTACCTTTGTATTTTATCAATGGTATTACCTGGCGGTGTTGGTTTTGTGTTTAACAATTTGCACCATCGGCTACCTCAGTCGCTCCGCGCTAAAGTTTAAAAACATTTGGCTAACAGGTGTGGCGGGTTTGGCTGCACTCTGCTTAATATGGATCGGCACGGTGGCGCTGCGTTGTTACCACGAAGAACAAGATTTTTCAGCCACCAAAGACCTGGCCTTTGCCGGATTTAAAAATGAAGCACTTGCTGACGCCTCCGGACAATTGGCGCATTTGGCCGGGAATGATCACTTTTTAACCCTTTATGGAGATCTGCTTTATGAAATGAAGCGTTACCGGCAGGCAGAAGCCATCTATCGGCAGCTTTCCAAACGGATCACCTACAACGATCTTTATTTGAAACTGGCTAATTGCTACGCTATGACAGGTCAGGATAGTCTTGCGATAGCATTTTATCAGGATGCGGTAGCCATGGTTCCCAACAGGTTTGGTTCGAAATTCGATTTATTCAAATTTTACCTCAAAAAGCATGATCAGGTGAACGCAGTCCGGCTGAGCAGGCAAATCTTATATCAACCAGTTAAAATACCTTCGGCCCAAATTGATTTGATAAAAAACCAGACCCTACAATTGCAAAAAGAGCAGCGCTAAGTTACTTCTGCCACTAAAAAAGGAAGCATAAATTAGTTACGGTGCCAGATACGTTCGCAAAATGCGCGCGAGATGGTCATTTCTATGGATCAATCCTATACCTTTGTGCCCTTACCACTTGAGCGATGAAATATAAATTAGGCGATTTTGTACGGTTTGTTGACGAGAAAATGGAAGGCTTTGTAACCCGTATCATTGATGAGCAGATGATTGGTGTTAGTGACGAAGACGGTTTTGAGATTCCCGTACTGGCTAGTAAAGTGACCTTTGTGCATGGTCATGAACCAGCGCGCGAAAAGCAAAACGGTGGGGGCGAAACAACAGCAACCATCCATTCTGAAACAGCATCTGAAAGTGATTTTGGAAAAGGTGTTTATCTGGGTGTAGTGAACGACCCCAAAGCAGGCTCGGTGGTGCATTTTTATTTGCTGAATGATACCGCTTTTCAACTATTAACGGCCATGACCACAGAAAAGCAGCAATCCTACAAGGGAGAATATGCCGGTTTAACGGGCCCGAAATCGGGTGTTAAAATTTATTCGGCCCAGCTGGCCGATCTGCAGTTATGGCCTGCATTCATCTTCCATATCACTTATTTCACTACGCAGAATAGTCAACCGCCGGCCCCTGTTGTTTTCAACTATCGCTTTAAAGCCAAAGACTTCTCTGGCGCGAAAAAGAAATTACCCTTACTGAACGAAATGGGCTGGATGATTAGACTGGATGAGCCCGAACCCATTATTGATGCTCAAAAGTTAAAGGAAAGTTTTTTTAAATCGGCGGCAGAAAAAACCGAGATTGAAAAGCCCGCCGGTGAAGTAGAC
This region of Mucilaginibacter yixingensis genomic DNA includes:
- a CDS encoding sensor histidine kinase; translated protein: MDTRNRSADFRNDRLLSLLTERKYRIYRHLSLIAFMAAVLFTEKKPHDEVPHELLRFVAFFVLICLFYFNMYWMLPKLIFRHRYFAYLSWVLLLLGITLAVFIMMRSYVKPTHGNSGEEMDVSTLLPVAFMFCILLGASSAIKLFQRSIAVSKRVSELEHATIQSELEQLKNQINPHFLLNMLNNANVLTVKAPDKASQLLIKLSDLLRYQLYDSARQRVLLTADIHFLEDFLNLEKTRRDHFTFDIETLGELNGVQVSPLLFIVFVENAVKHSLDADHPSSVRVTFGVKDNVVAFSCENTKPFYENRTVMKGGLGLTNVRRRLELLYPGQYSLITSDEANGFRVDLTLTL
- a CDS encoding O-antigen ligase family protein; translation: MISNKEKTWAIPVVMGLTLTGFGVAVYFGSRAFALGYLCALCLLLVPKFKQQKAGVWLMGLLVIAALLICSCLIKVDSSLGRVLIYKIAWPMFTEHWLQGIGLHHFNLFYMRYQAHYFATGNYAVKEMLLADNVAYAYNDYFQLMVECGVIGGLLLLFAVWGVYKLLSPVFGNREQATFLELLSAVQLMAMLVAACFTFVFYQWYYLAVLVLCLTICTIGYLSRSALKFKNIWLTGVAGLAALCLIWIGTVALRCYHEEQDFSATKDLAFAGFKNEALADASGQLAHLAGNDHFLTLYGDLLYEMKRYRQAEAIYRQLSKRITYNDLYLKLANCYAMTGQDSLAIAFYQDAVAMVPNRFGSKFDLFKFYLKKHDQVNAVRLSRQILYQPVKIPSAQIDLIKNQTLQLQKEQR
- a CDS encoding DUF4249 domain-containing protein; this translates as MKKIVIYLYILAITASISACEKVIDIKVANDSGKLVIEGAVTDQAGQTIKLSRNVAFTSTNTYPAVTGATVSVTDQNGKVYAFTEGAAGTYTNAALTGASGQTYQMNVNTGNQTYTATSTMPLKVALDSITSADSDFGGKGKKKITVHFHDPVATADQYNFLLFVNGKQVTRVFTVDDRFTNGNDINFDLRTGNDDNDQAIYAGDNVTVQMQCIDHAVFTYWFSLQQQGTGSGPGGSVSPSNPPTNITPAVFGYFSAQTVQSKTIVVK
- a CDS encoding Smr/MutS family protein, translated to MKYKLGDFVRFVDEKMEGFVTRIIDEQMIGVSDEDGFEIPVLASKVTFVHGHEPAREKQNGGGETTATIHSETASESDFGKGVYLGVVNDPKAGSVVHFYLLNDTAFQLLTAMTTEKQQSYKGEYAGLTGPKSGVKIYSAQLADLQLWPAFIFHITYFTTQNSQPPAPVVFNYRFKAKDFSGAKKKLPLLNEMGWMIRLDEPEPIIDAQKLKESFFKSAAEKTEIEKPAGEVDLHIEKLRDDHWSLKASEILAIQLARFHKALDAAIVHQLPEIVFIHGAGNGTLKQELHKALGKHQKVRTFMDARKEKFGYGATKVIFK
- a CDS encoding TonB-dependent receptor, whose translation is MTKPLLTALLLLLTLTGMAQKKVTLSGTIKDATTGETLIGATVRIAGQNTTGTATNNYGFYSLTVPEGDYSIVYSYIGYQPLTQQTALHQAKTQNISLQPGNSLQEVVISAGKRNNDNVAAPQMGLEKLNMTQINQVPVVLGEKDILKTITLMPGIKSAGEGNTGFYVRGGASDQNLILLDEATVYNASHLLGFFSTFNSDAIKDVSIYKGGMPAEYGGRLSSVLDVKMNDGNAKNFSLQGGIGLIASRLKAEGPIGDKGSFMISARRTYIDVFTHAARDTDLKNSTLYFYDLNAKANYHLDDKNTVYLSGYFGKDVLGLKNTFGTNWGNSTGTVRWNHLFNNKLFSNTSLIYSNYNYVVEDFQEGNNFKATSKITDLNFKEDLQYSLSSSHYLKFGFYVNHHDIAPGDISTDGASSFNQTNVEHRYGFENAAYISDEWHLNSKLTVLYGLRLSDMLLMGPGSFKTYNTAGTVTNTQSYSSGSVVKSYLNLEPRLSASYMLGDENSLKFSYNRNTQNIHLLSNSTSSNPTDVYVMSSNNIKPEIADQVSAGWFRNFSDNAFEFSAEVYYKWMQNQIDYKDGAQLIANADVESLLTYGSGRAYGLELFLKKKYGRFNGWVGYTLSKAQNKFAAINGGAYYNSSQDRPQDVSVVGIYQLSKRWSLSSSFVYSSGRAITYPTGKYNVNGITVFSYSQRNGYREPATNRLDIGATLEGKEHKRYHSSWTFSIYNLYGYRNPYTITFRDSKTVPNTTEAVQTSIFATAIPSVTWNFNFK